A segment of the Catenuloplanes nepalensis genome:
GCAGCGCTCACGGATCGACATGATGCGCGCGTTCGCCCAGACCCGCTCCTGCCGCGGCCAGATCCTGCTGGCCTACTTCGGCGAACACGCCCCCGAGCCCTGCGGCCACTGCGACAACTGCCTCAACCCACCCGCCGACGCCCCGGTCTCCCCCGCGCCGGCCGCCGGGGCCACCGACGAGCCGGTCGCGGCCGAACTCTTCCCGGTGCACAGCACGGTCACGCACCAGGAGTGGGGCACCGGCATGGTGCTCGGCTACGAGGAGGACAAGATGACCGTCCTCTTCGACACCGTCGGCTACAAGACGCTGTCCGTCACCGTGGTGGCCAAGCGCTCGCTGCTCACCCCCGGCTAGCCGGCTGTCCCGTTGACCGCGGCGTCCCCGATGTGTTCTGACACCATGGGGGGACGCCCGGCGAACGTCGCTGGACAACGCGCTAGCCGGCCCCCTCGCCGCCCGGGACCTCGCAGGAACGCTCGAACGCGATCTGCGCGCCCCGGGCCGCGGCGGGCGCGGTCACGTCGAGCAGCTGCCAGCCGTAGAAGGACTCGCCGGCATCGACCGCCCACGTGGTCTCGAGCACCGTGGCGCCCTTCGGGCTGGCCTGGACCGTCTGATCCGCGGACTGGACGCCGTCCGAGCGCAGCCAGCGATAGGTCAGCGTTCCCGGCCCTGGCAGCGACACCGCCTGCCTGAAGATCACCCGGTAGCCGGTGTCGCAGCCGTCGAGCGCGGGATCGAGCAACGCCTGCACCGCGCCCAGCGTCACGGCCGGCGCCGGCGTGGGGCCGGATGTCCCGGCGGGCACCGGAACCGTGCGGCCCGGATTCGGCGGAGCCGGAGCGCCCTGGACCCCCGGCACCCCCTGGACTCCGGGCGCTCCCGGCAGTCCGGGCAGTCCCGGCACTGCCGGGACCACGACGGTGCTGTCGCCCGTCCCCGGCGGCGCGCCGAACGTCATCGTGCTCGGCACGACCGCCGGCGGCACCACGACCGCGCCGAACGGACGGGCCAGCACCAGCGTCACCCCGGAGTCGTGCGCCGCCTTGGTGCCGATCCGCGGATCGGTCCGCAGCACGGTACCGGGCGGCTCGTCCGACTCCTCGAACTCGATCCCGCCCACCGCGAGGTTCGCGTCCGCGAGCCGCCTCTCCGCCTCCTCCCGGCTCACCCCGACCAGCGCCGGCACCTTCGCCTTCGGCTCCCACCGGGTCACCAGCACGGTCCCGCCGACCGCCACGAAAACCAGGATGACGACCAGGGCGAGCTTCCCCAGCCCGGTGACCGTCAGCCCGCCCGGCAGCGGGATCTGCGCTTCCAGCCGCTCCACGATCCGATCACGCAGCCGGACCCGCCGCGCCGGCCGCCCCTCCTCCGTGGCGGCGGGTTCCGTCTCCTCCGCGGCGGCTCGTTCCGCCTCCTCCGCGGGTGGCCCGCCACCGTCCTGCTGTTCCGGCACGGCCGGGATCACGGCCGTCTCCGCTGATCGCGCTGTGACGTCTTCCGGCGTCTTCGGCTCTGCCACGGTCTCCTCCGCTCAATGCGGCCTCTGCACTGATGGTTGCCGTCATCAACGCCCGCCGCGTACCGGGGAAACGGCCTCCCTATCAGACAAATAGCCACATTCGCACCATCCTTTCGCACCCCCGCTCGGCTGTGACGCCCCGCGATTCCCCCTGCGACGCCCCGACCGATGATCGTCTAACGTGTCCGCGTGGTTGCCGCGATCGAGCTCTACCTGGACGTCGACGCGACCCGGCGGATCAGGACGCTGTGGCGCTCACTCGAGGCCGAGGGCGTGCCGACGATGGCAGGCCTGCTCGGCAACCGGCACCGCCCGCACGTCTCCCTCGCGGCCGCGCACCGGCTCGATCCGCACGCGGTCGAGTCCGCGCTGGCGGGGCTGGAGACCGGTCGCGCACTCGAGCTGAGCATGGACTTCTCCGGCCAGTTCGTCGGCCGCGTGCTGTGGCTCGGGGTGACACCGACCGAGGAGCTGCTGGCCCACCATCGCGCGGTCCACGAACGACTGGCCGCCGCCGGGATCGAGGTCTGGGAGCACTACCGCCCCGGCCGCTGGGTCCCGCACTGCACCGTCTCCATGCGCGTGCCGAACCCCCAGATGGCCCACGCGGTCCGCCGCTGCATCGAGGTCCTCCCCCTCAAAGCCACCACCACCGGCGCCGCCGTAGCCGACCACGCCAACGACATCGACCACCGCCTCCCCTGACCACCGCACCCTCCCGTTCAACCGACGGATGATCCAGCGCCGGCGCGATGCGAGAAGACCGTGTTGCAGTGAATCGGCCAGGTCGAAGACTGGCAGGGAGGAGCGCCAGCGACGACCGGTGCCCGCGGGAGCATGCGGGCCGCACCACGCCGGAAGCGGGCAGATCTGCCCTTAGGCTTTTATTGACCTTTCAGCGCCTGGATCACCAGAAGACCGCCGCCCGGTGACCCTGATGCCGAAAGCTCAGTGTTCCGGTTGGTCCGGCAGTTCGCGCAGGTGCGGGATCGGGGAGAACAGGACGAACAGGGTGCCGGTGACCGCGCCGACCGAGGCGATCCAGATGGTGGGGTGGACGCCGATGGTCTCGCCGAGGAAGCCGCCGAGCAGCGCTCCGAGCGGGCGAACGCCGTAGTTGACCGTGCGTTTGGCGCCGCTGACCAGGGAGAGGCGGGTCAGCGGGGTGGCCGCGGTCTGCAGTGAGCCGACCGCGATGTCCAGCATCATCAGGCCGATGCTGCTCAGGAACTCCGCAGCGAAGATCATCGCCATGACGACGGGTTCACCGCCGGTGG
Coding sequences within it:
- a CDS encoding 2'-5' RNA ligase family protein, producing the protein MVAAIELYLDVDATRRIRTLWRSLEAEGVPTMAGLLGNRHRPHVSLAAAHRLDPHAVESALAGLETGRALELSMDFSGQFVGRVLWLGVTPTEELLAHHRAVHERLAAAGIEVWEHYRPGRWVPHCTVSMRVPNPQMAHAVRRCIEVLPLKATTTGAAVADHANDIDHRLP
- a CDS encoding PASTA domain-containing protein; the protein is MAEPKTPEDVTARSAETAVIPAVPEQQDGGGPPAEEAERAAAEETEPAATEEGRPARRVRLRDRIVERLEAQIPLPGGLTVTGLGKLALVVILVFVAVGGTVLVTRWEPKAKVPALVGVSREEAERRLADANLAVGGIEFEESDEPPGTVLRTDPRIGTKAAHDSGVTLVLARPFGAVVVPPAVVPSTMTFGAPPGTGDSTVVVPAVPGLPGLPGAPGVQGVPGVQGAPAPPNPGRTVPVPAGTSGPTPAPAVTLGAVQALLDPALDGCDTGYRVIFRQAVSLPGPGTLTYRWLRSDGVQSADQTVQASPKGATVLETTWAVDAGESFYGWQLLDVTAPAAARGAQIAFERSCEVPGGEGAG